The genomic interval TCCAACAATTGGTTTAAAATATCCCTATATCACCTTTTAGGTTAAAAAATTAAGCTATACGAAATTGATTGTAAACATCTACATAGATACGTTGTTCTTTGTCTTATGATAAATATATGGTACAAATTCTCTGATTGATATATTCCTCTGACATTCAATGGATTTACCTAGAGACTTTATCATAAGTTCCTCATGATTTACTTTAAATATTTCTAGAAAGTTTATTGCCAAAAATACAATAAGAAAGTACCTTTCAATGGATAGAAGGCTTCGCACCCTATATTTATCAAATCCTAAGTTTGTTTTTAAATATTTATAATTGGTTTCAACAGTCCATCGATTTAAGTAATACTCAATTATTGTCTTAGCATCTAGTTCAACATCTGTTGATATTAGAAAGACAGGTTTTTTAAAGCCATCTTTATTAACCTCATAGGATATTACGACTAAAGCATTCTCTATTTTTGCAATTGGTCCTTCATAAATGTATACTCTATATTTTTTGCCTTTGACGGTCACGACATCTAAGACATTAGGATCTATATATTTAACGAATTCAGAAAGTTGTAGTTTTATTCCCATGGGGGATATAAGTCTATTTGATTTTACAGTGCCTATAAAATGATAGCCTTGTTTAATACTAGTGTAAATAACATCTTTGTTGCTATACCAGGAATCTGTTAACACATAGATTTTCTCGCATCCTGAAGGGGCTTTAAAATTATTTATAAGTTCCTCAGCTATTTGCATTTTACTTTTAAAAGGTCTATCTATATTTTCACATTTTTCTTTTCTGTAGTAAGGATGATAATCAATGGGAATTGATATATCTCCTAAAGTAAAATTTGAAGTAACTACACAGTGAGACCACATACTTTTATTTTCAATATGAGAAAAATGATAATCTAATCCTTCTATTTTTTTAGCTTTGGGTTTTGGATTAACTGTATCATCAATTATTAAAAATCCAACAGGTTGAGGCTCTACACATTGTTCAAGGAAATGGTTTAAATATCCTATACGATTTCTATTTAAAAGATTATCATTCCATGAAGAAGTGCCTAAAAATCTATAGATACAGCTATTATCTTTAG from Tissierellales bacterium carries:
- a CDS encoding IS701 family transposase, with the translated sequence MPYTTNYSLNPNQDICNYIEDVNYGMSKPQTNHLNNLIHGLITVHGNKSIASISRAVLTAKDNSCIYRFLGTSSWNDNLLNRNRIGYLNHFLEQCVEPQPVGFLIIDDTVNPKPKAKKIEGLDYHFSHIENKSMWSHCVVTSNFTLGDISIPIDYHPYYRKEKCENIDRPFKSKMQIAEELINNFKAPSGCEKIYVLTDSWYSNKDVIYTSIKQGYHFIGTVKSNRLISPMGIKLQLSEFVKYIDPNVLDVVTVKGKKYRVYIYEGPIAKIENALVVISYEVNKDGFKKPVFLISTDVELDAKTIIEYYLNRWTVETNYKYLKTNLGFDKYRVRSLLSIERYFLIVFLAINFLEIFKVNHEELMIKSLGKSIECQRNISIREFVPYIYHKTKNNVSM